In a single window of the Zea mays cultivar B73 chromosome 5, Zm-B73-REFERENCE-NAM-5.0, whole genome shotgun sequence genome:
- the LOC100273173 gene encoding putative O-glycosyl hydrolase family 17 protein precursor gives MGAAARKPAAAGVLPIWLCLVCASRAQPYIGVNYGEVADNLPSADETARLLRSTSISKVRLYGVDAGLIRALAGSGISVVVGVANGDIPSLAADPAAASRWLAANVLPFVPATTISAVAVGNEVLESGDATLGAALLPAMQNLRAAAAAAGGGAAGIRFSTVNTMGVMAQSDPPSTGAFHPDVAPQLQQILGFLSRTGAPFMINPYPWFAYQSDPRPDTLAFCLFQPNAGRVDGGSKIRYTNMFDAQLDAVKSALVRAGYGDVDVVVAETGWPTRGDAGEPGATAENARAYVSNLVAHLRSGAGTPLMPGKAVETYLFALYDEDLKPGPTSERSFGLYHTDLSMAYDAGLASSAAAGGRGGGGGGAAQPRGGGWCVARAGASDAELQADLDYACSQVGVDCSAIQPGGACFEPNTVRAHAAYAVNQLYQAAGRHPWNCDFRASATLTSDDPSYGACVYTGGGQ, from the exons GAGCGCAGCCGTACATCGGCGTCAACTACGGCGAGGTGGCGGACAACCTGCCGTCGGCGGACGAGACGGCGAGGCTGCTCAGGTCGACGTCCATCTCCAAGGTGCGGCTGTACGGCGTGGACGCGGGGCTGATCCGCGCGCTGGCGGGGTCCGGCATCTCCGTGGTGGTGGGCGTGGCGAACGGCGACATCCCGTCGCTGGCCGCGGACCCGGCGGCCGCGTCCCGGTGGCTGGCCGCCAACGTGCTGCCCTTCGTCCCGGCGACCACCATCTCCGCCGTGGCCGTCGGCAACGAGGTGCTGGAGTCCGGGGACGCCACCCTGGGCGCCGCGCTGCTCCCGGCCATGCAGAAcctccgcgccgccgccgcggcggcgGGGGGCGGCGCCGCGGGGATCAGGTTCTCCACCGTGAACACCATGGGCGTGATGGCGCAGTCGGACCCGCCGTCGACGGGCGCGTTCCACCCGGACGTGGCTCCGCAGCTGCAGCAGATCCTGGGGTTCCTCAGCAGGACCGGCGCGCCGTTCATGATCAACCCGTACCCGTGGTTCGCGTACCAGTCGGACCCGCGGCCGGACACGCTGGCCTTCTGCCTGTTCCAGCCCAACGCGGGGCGCGTGGACGGCGGGTCCAAGATCAGGTACACCAACATGTTCGACGCGCAGCTGGACGCCGTGAAGTCGGCGCTGGTGCGCGCCGGGTACGGGGACGTGGACGTCGTGGTGGCGGAGACGGGGTGGCCGACCAGGGGCGACGCCGGGGAGCCCGGCGCCACGGCGGAGAACGCCAGGGCGTACGTGTCCAACCTGGTGGCGCACCTGCGGTCCGGCGCCGGCACGCCGCTGATGCCTGGGAAGGCGGTGGAGACGTACCTGTTCGCGCTGTACGACGAGGACCTCAAGCCCGGGCCCACGTCGGAGCGCTCGTTCGGGCTGTACCACACGGACCTCAGCATGGCCTACGACGCCGGGCTGGCCTCCTCCGCGGCGGCGGggggtcggggcgggggcgggggcggcgcggcgcAGCCCAGGGGCGGCGGGTGGTGCGTGGCGCGGGCCGGCGCCTCGGACGCGGAGCTGCAGGCGGACCTGGACTACGCGTGCTCGCAGGTGGGCGTCGACTGCAGCGCCATCCAGCCCGGCGGCGCCTGCTTCGAGCCCAACACGGTGCGCGCGCACGCCGCGTACGCCGTGAACCAGCTGTACCAGGCGGCCGGGCGGCACCCGTGGAACTGCGACTTCCGGGCGTCCGCCACGCTCACCTCCGACGACCCAA GCTACGGGGCATGCGTGTACACCGGGGGAGGCCAATAA